The Salvelinus namaycush isolate Seneca unplaced genomic scaffold, SaNama_1.0 Scaffold6, whole genome shotgun sequence genome has a window encoding:
- the LOC120041990 gene encoding fibroblast growth factor 6-like: MVIITATTSSSAAHSPISTPLHWGSRFIPRVNRKAIAQRLLISMSYEASTHWTLTAIVLLGYLVGIVSSYPIPSRTNATLLEKRWETLFSRSILGISGERSDLNWESDYLLGIKRVRRLYCNVGIGFHLQVLPDGRINGVHNENQYSLLEISTVERGVVSLYGVRSELFVAMNGRGRLYGTTVFHDECKFRESMLPNNYNAYESSVYRGSYIALSKHGRLKRGKKATTAMTVTHFLPRI, translated from the exons ATGGTAATCATCACCGCCACCACCTCAAGCTCTGCCGCGCACTCTCCTATTTCTACCCCTCTGCACTGGGGCTCTCGTTTCATACCCAGA GTAAACCGGAAGGCCATTGCGCAAAGGCTCCTCATCAGTATGTCCTACGAGGCCAGCACGCACTGGACGTTGACTGCGATTGTGCTCTTGGGGTACCTAGTCGGGATTGTGTCATCATATCCTATTCCAAGCAGGACAAATGCAACTTTATTGGAGAAAAGATGGGAGACCCTCTTCTCCCGCTCCATTCTGGGCATCTCGGGGGAGAGATCGGACCTGAACTGGGAGAGTGACTATTTGCTAGGTATCAAAAGAGTGCGGAGGCTCTACTGCAACGTGGGCATCGGGTTTCACCTCCAGGTCCTCCCAGACGGCAGGATAAATGGTGTACATAATGAAAACCAGTACA GTCTATTAGAGATCTCAACGGTAGAGCGAGGAGTGGTTAGCTTGTATGGTGTGAGAAGTGAGCTGTTTGTCGCAATGAATGGCCGAGGAAGGTTATACGGAACG ACAGTCTTCCATGATGAGTGCAAGTTCAGAGAGAGCATGCTTCCAAACAACTACAACGCCTATGAGTCTTCCGTTTACAGAGGCTCCTACATTGCTCTCAGCAAGCATGGCCGTCTGAAGAGAGGCAAAAAGGCCACAACTGCCATGACTGTCACACACTTCCTCCCCCGAATATGA